In a genomic window of Blattabacterium cuenoti:
- the aroC gene encoding chorismate synthase: MAGNIFGNLFRVSTFGESHGIALGGVIDGCPAGIKLDFQEIQNELNRRKPGQSSIVTQRNEPDKVNFLSGIIDNETTGTPIGFVIYNKDHKSDDYHHIRDVYRPSHSDLTYELKYGIRDYRGGGRSSARETICRVVAGAIAKQLIKNITITSYVSSVGDISINKSYKELDLSRESIEKNPIRCPDSDTAKKMIYKIKKIKNQGDTIGGTITCVIKNIPIGIGEPVFNKLHAELGKAMLSINAVKGFEYGSGFRGTKLTGSQHNDLFQKNGKTKTNLSGGIQGGISNGMDIYFKIAFKPVATIMKKQRTIDKNGNFILIEGKGRHDPCVLPRAIPIVESMTALVLADYWMYAKLSKYSSIKN; encoded by the coding sequence ATGGCAGGGAATATTTTTGGAAATTTATTTAGAGTTAGCACTTTTGGAGAAAGTCATGGAATAGCATTAGGTGGTGTTATTGATGGATGTCCAGCAGGAATAAAGTTAGATTTTCAAGAAATTCAAAATGAATTAAATAGAAGAAAACCCGGACAATCATCTATAGTTACTCAAAGAAATGAACCTGATAAAGTAAATTTTTTATCTGGAATTATTGATAATGAAACTACAGGTACACCCATTGGATTTGTTATTTATAATAAAGACCATAAATCGGATGACTATCATCATATTCGAGATGTTTATCGTCCTTCACATTCAGACTTAACATATGAATTAAAATATGGAATAAGAGATTACAGAGGAGGAGGACGTTCTTCAGCAAGAGAAACAATATGCAGAGTAGTAGCTGGTGCTATCGCTAAACAGTTAATAAAAAATATTACAATTACATCTTATGTTTCTTCTGTCGGAGATATATCTATAAATAAATCTTATAAAGAATTAGATTTATCCAGAGAATCAATAGAAAAAAATCCTATAAGATGTCCTGATTCGGATACTGCGAAAAAAATGATATATAAAATTAAGAAAATAAAAAATCAAGGAGACACAATTGGAGGAACTATTACTTGTGTAATTAAAAATATTCCAATAGGAATTGGTGAACCCGTTTTTAATAAATTACACGCAGAGTTAGGAAAAGCAATGCTTTCTATTAATGCAGTGAAAGGATTTGAATATGGAAGTGGTTTTCGTGGAACTAAATTAACCGGTTCTCAACACAATGACTTATTTCAAAAAAATGGAAAAACCAAAACAAATTTATCCGGAGGAATACAAGGTGGTATTTCAAATGGAATGGATATTTATTTTAAAATTGCGTTTAAACCTGTAGCTACCATAATGAAAAAACAGAGAACTATAGATAAAAATGGAAATTTTATTCTTATAGAAGGAAAAGGTAGACATGATCCTTGTGTTTTACCTCGTGCTATTCCTATTGTTGAATCCATGACTGCTTTAGTTTTAGCAGACTACTGGATGTATGCTAAACTATCTAAATATTCTTCAATTAAAAATTGA
- a CDS encoding isopentenyl-diphosphate Delta-isomerase: protein MKKIKGNRYDKYLIPLIGRKNKIIGFESKKKIHIEGLLHSAVSIFIFDLNNNLMIQKRSSKKYHSSLLWTNTCCSHPRRNESILKAAHRCLMEEMGFDCFLEKKFSFTYYEFFSNGMIENELDHVFVGFYERSPIINFEEVDNWKWISLNELIENIYINPESYTIWLKIIIKDYLSQLQK, encoded by the coding sequence ATGAAAAAAATAAAAGGAAATCGATATGATAAATATCTTATTCCTTTGATAGGAAGGAAAAATAAAATTATAGGATTTGAAAGTAAAAAAAAAATTCATATAGAAGGTTTGTTACATAGTGCTGTTTCTATTTTTATTTTTGATTTAAATAACAATTTAATGATACAGAAAAGATCTTCAAAAAAATATCATTCATCTTTACTCTGGACTAATACTTGTTGTAGTCATCCTAGAAGGAATGAATCTATTTTAAAAGCAGCACATCGTTGTTTAATGGAAGAGATGGGGTTTGATTGTTTTTTAGAAAAAAAATTTAGCTTTACTTATTATGAATTTTTTAGTAATGGTATGATAGAGAATGAATTAGATCATGTTTTTGTTGGATTTTATGAAAGATCTCCAATTATAAATTTTGAGGAGGTAGATAATTGGAAATGGATTTCATTAAATGAATTGATTGAAAATATTTATATCAATCCGGAATCTTATACTATTTGGTTGAAAATTATTATTAAAGATTATTTAAGTCAATTACAAAAATAG
- a CDS encoding MATE family efflux transporter, which produces MIGFLGKKALASVSLANAVFFIIIIFGLGISTSISSLIASTDAKKEYKKGAVILYHGLILNFFLSVFMYGFTYIFFYVFPYLGQPEEILNETISFLRIVSISFIPWMIFEVFRKFSEGLSLVIPSLIVTWISVFINIILNYIFIHGLYGFPKKGIIGIAYATLISRIIMLIGIFILLYKCKKVHNYYQQLKYSILEKTYIKKILKIGIPSGLHMLFEMSAFSISSFISGNCGIKTLAAHQIVISLISSTFLLNTGFSVVATIRIGNQLALRNYLELKKIGESIFIMGIIFMSICSFLFFFFRSYIPHIYIKNDDEVIKLAEKMIAIASIFQLSDGLQGIILGALRGLQDVHIPMWISFFSYWIIAIPTGWFLSTKIGGIGVWIGLGFGLTISAILLFVRYKTIIRRLIEKK; this is translated from the coding sequence ATGATTGGTTTTTTGGGGAAAAAAGCTTTAGCTTCCGTTTCATTAGCCAATGCTGTTTTTTTTATTATAATTATTTTTGGATTAGGAATATCTACATCTATTTCTTCTTTAATTGCATCTACAGATGCAAAAAAAGAGTATAAAAAAGGAGCTGTTATTTTATATCATGGATTAATTTTAAATTTTTTTTTATCTGTATTCATGTATGGATTTACGTATATATTTTTTTACGTCTTTCCCTATTTAGGTCAACCTGAAGAAATATTAAATGAAACCATTTCTTTTTTGAGAATAGTATCCATTTCTTTTATTCCCTGGATGATATTCGAAGTTTTTAGGAAATTTTCAGAAGGTTTATCTTTAGTTATTCCTAGTTTGATTGTAACTTGGATTTCTGTTTTTATTAATATTATATTAAATTATATTTTCATTCATGGTCTTTATGGTTTTCCTAAAAAAGGAATTATTGGTATAGCTTATGCTACTTTAATATCTCGTATTATCATGCTAATAGGTATTTTTATTTTGTTATATAAATGCAAAAAAGTACATAATTATTATCAACAATTAAAATATTCTATTTTAGAAAAAACATATATAAAAAAAATATTAAAAATAGGAATCCCTTCTGGGTTACATATGTTATTCGAAATGAGTGCATTTTCTATTTCTTCTTTTATATCAGGAAATTGTGGAATCAAAACTTTAGCTGCTCATCAAATAGTTATTAGTTTAATTTCTTCTACTTTTCTTTTGAATACAGGTTTTTCTGTAGTTGCTACAATAAGAATAGGAAATCAATTAGCTCTAAGAAATTATTTAGAATTGAAAAAAATAGGAGAATCCATTTTTATTATGGGTATTATTTTTATGTCTATTTGTAGTTTTTTATTTTTTTTCTTTCGAAGTTATATTCCTCATATTTATATAAAAAATGATGATGAAGTTATTAAACTTGCAGAAAAAATGATTGCAATTGCCAGTATTTTTCAATTATCTGATGGATTACAAGGTATTATTTTAGGAGCATTAAGAGGGTTACAAGATGTACATATTCCTATGTGGATCAGTTTTTTTTCTTATTGGATCATTGCCATACCCACAGGATGGTTTTTATCTACCAAAATAGGAGGAATAGGGGTTTGGATTGGATTAGGTTTTGGGTTAACTATATCAGCTATCTTACTTTTTGTAAGATATAAAACTATCATCAGAAGACTTATAGAAAAAAAATAA
- a CDS encoding 6-pyruvoyl trahydropterin synthase family protein: MIATISRKGYFSAAHRLYNNHWDYQKNIDTFGKCAHLNYHGHNYEYIVSITGEIDPKTGFVFNLQKLKYILYDEIEKLFDHKNINLDIKEFSSINPTIENIVVFMWNQINKRISSNLGLKIILYETKNNFVEYDGK; encoded by the coding sequence ATGATAGCTACCATAAGTCGAAAAGGATATTTTAGTGCTGCACACAGACTTTATAATAATCATTGGGATTACCAAAAAAACATTGATACATTTGGCAAATGTGCACATTTAAATTATCATGGACACAATTATGAATATATCGTAAGTATTACAGGAGAGATAGATCCGAAAACGGGATTTGTTTTCAATTTACAAAAATTAAAATATATTCTATACGATGAAATAGAAAAACTTTTTGATCATAAAAATATTAATTTAGATATTAAAGAATTTTCATCTATAAATCCTACCATAGAAAATATAGTTGTTTTCATGTGGAATCAAATAAATAAAAGAATTTCTTCTAACTTGGGTTTAAAAATAATTTTATACGAAACGAAAAATAACTTTGTTGAATATGACGGAAAATAA
- a CDS encoding NAD(P)/FAD-dependent oxidoreductase, translating to MNIPRVNNLKRIVIIGGGFAGLQVAKKLRRDKFQVVLIDKNNYHTFQPLLYQVATAGLEPDSIAHSIRNIIKKTKNFFFRLAVVHYINIKKQKIHTNIGILSYDYLIIATGSITNYFGNKNIESFALPMKSIPEALNLRSLILQDFESALLMKNDKEKKRLMTFVIVGGGPTGVELAGALAEMKKYVLPYDYPDLDIQHMNIHLLQATSRLLDGMSEQSARQAYKNLKELGVIIWLNCLVKDYNGEIVFMEKDQKIESSNVIWAAGVKGAIIKGFLKEDIIGNRILVDNYLKTIRYENIFAIGDIAYMYGNKNYPNGHPMTAQPAIQQGNYLAKNLNYFLVDGKSYNMKPFVYKNLGSMATIGRNKAVCDFPCLKLKGFLAWIVWMFVHLVSLVGFRNRAIALTNWIIQYFHYNKSVRLIIRPFYRKKII from the coding sequence ATGAATATCCCAAGAGTCAACAATTTAAAAAGAATCGTCATTATTGGTGGTGGTTTTGCTGGATTACAAGTAGCAAAAAAATTAAGAAGAGACAAATTTCAAGTTGTTCTTATAGATAAAAATAATTATCACACTTTTCAACCTTTGTTATATCAAGTAGCTACAGCAGGTTTAGAACCAGATTCTATAGCACATTCTATTAGAAATATTATAAAAAAAACTAAAAACTTTTTTTTTAGATTAGCTGTAGTTCATTATATCAATATAAAAAAACAAAAAATACATACGAATATAGGAATTTTATCCTATGATTATTTGATTATAGCAACAGGATCTATAACTAATTATTTTGGAAATAAAAATATAGAATCTTTTGCTTTACCCATGAAATCTATTCCAGAAGCCTTAAATTTAAGGAGTCTGATTTTACAGGATTTTGAATCTGCTTTATTAATGAAAAATGACAAAGAAAAGAAAAGACTTATGACTTTTGTCATTGTAGGAGGAGGTCCTACTGGAGTAGAGTTAGCCGGAGCATTAGCTGAAATGAAAAAATATGTATTACCATATGATTATCCTGATTTAGATATTCAACATATGAATATTCATCTATTACAAGCTACTTCTAGATTACTAGATGGTATGTCTGAACAATCAGCTAGACAAGCTTATAAAAACTTGAAAGAATTAGGTGTAATTATTTGGTTAAATTGTTTAGTAAAAGATTATAATGGAGAAATAGTTTTTATGGAAAAAGATCAAAAAATAGAATCTTCTAATGTCATATGGGCAGCAGGAGTTAAAGGTGCAATCATAAAAGGATTCTTAAAAGAAGATATAATAGGAAACAGAATTTTAGTAGATAATTATCTTAAAACTATAAGATATGAAAATATTTTTGCTATTGGAGATATAGCCTATATGTATGGAAACAAAAATTATCCTAATGGTCATCCTATGACAGCTCAGCCTGCCATACAACAAGGAAATTATCTAGCTAAAAATTTGAATTATTTTTTAGTAGATGGTAAAAGTTATAATATGAAACCTTTTGTCTACAAAAATTTAGGTTCAATGGCTACTATTGGTAGAAATAAAGCAGTATGTGATTTTCCTTGTTTAAAATTAAAAGGTTTTTTAGCATGGATTGTTTGGATGTTTGTTCATTTAGTTAGTTTAGTAGGTTTTAGAAATAGAGCAATAGCTTTAACAAATTGGATTATTCAATATTTTCATTATAATAAAAGTGTACGTTTAATCATAAGACCATTTTATAGAAAAAAAATTATTTAA
- a CDS encoding PaaI family thioesterase, with product MIKVIQELLNKLNNLIKENALMNTMQIQFIFLSSKLDILVAKMPVSHKIFQPFGYLHGGAVMILAESVGSSISFINIKNEKKNSSNVFSIEISANHVKSVKKGILFAKAKIFHKGNILHFIKIDVYDENKNIISFCKLTNIIMTKNKYVNRN from the coding sequence ATGATAAAGGTAATTCAAGAATTATTGAATAAATTAAATAATTTAATAAAAGAAAATGCATTGATGAATACAATGCAAATCCAATTTATTTTTTTATCTTCTAAATTGGACATATTAGTAGCAAAAATGCCTGTAAGTCATAAAATATTTCAACCTTTTGGTTATTTGCATGGGGGAGCTGTCATGATTTTAGCTGAAAGTGTTGGAAGTTCTATTTCTTTTATAAATATTAAAAATGAAAAAAAAAATAGTTCTAACGTTTTTAGTATTGAGATTTCTGCAAATCATGTTAAATCTGTAAAAAAAGGAATTCTTTTTGCAAAAGCCAAAATTTTCCATAAAGGAAATATTTTACATTTTATTAAAATTGATGTTTACGATGAAAATAAAAATATCATTAGTTTTTGTAAACTAACTAATATTATAATGACGAAAAATAAATATGTCAATAGAAATTAG
- a CDS encoding zinc metallopeptidase codes for MTYYFIVGVIFLVSIVFDTILKNKLLAYSKLNLQSRMNGKEIAEKMLEDHGIHDVHVLSSEGELTDHYNPMNKTINLSENIYNNSNTASAAIASHECGHALQHKLGYDLLKLRNRLIPILNFSSKFINLAIISGLTVFYSSGGKDTLILKLGIGLFFLVVIFSFVTLPIEFDASNRALTWIRNKNIVNYQEYQKAKESLNWAAMTYVVSALASLAQLMYFLSFFTERKNEHF; via the coding sequence ATGACTTATTATTTCATTGTGGGAGTTATATTTTTAGTAAGTATTGTTTTTGATACAATATTAAAAAATAAGTTATTAGCTTATTCTAAGCTAAATTTACAATCACGCATGAATGGAAAAGAAATAGCAGAAAAAATGTTAGAAGATCATGGAATCCATGATGTCCATGTTCTTTCTTCAGAAGGAGAATTAACTGACCATTATAATCCTATGAATAAAACAATTAATTTGAGTGAAAATATTTACAATAATAGCAATACAGCTTCGGCTGCAATAGCTTCTCATGAATGTGGACATGCTTTACAACATAAATTAGGTTATGATTTATTAAAATTGCGAAATCGTTTAATTCCTATTTTAAATTTTAGTTCTAAATTTATAAATTTGGCAATAATATCTGGATTAACTGTTTTTTATAGTTCAGGAGGGAAAGATACTTTAATTCTAAAACTAGGAATAGGATTATTCTTTTTAGTTGTAATTTTTTCTTTTGTTACATTACCTATAGAATTTGACGCAAGTAATAGAGCTTTAACTTGGATTAGAAATAAAAATATAGTTAATTATCAGGAATATCAAAAGGCTAAAGAATCATTAAATTGGGCAGCTATGACTTATGTGGTTTCTGCTTTAGCTAGTTTAGCTCAGCTCATGTATTTTTTATCCTTTTTTACTGAAAGAAAAAATGAACATTTTTAA
- the gcvT gene encoding glycine cleavage system aminomethyltransferase GcvT has translation MTENNKNIKKTILYDEHIRLGAKMRNYAGFYMPLQYSSSLIEHMNVRNYAGIFDISHMGKFILKGEHSKNLIQYLTTNDLSKIRIKQAQYTCLINDKGGIIDDLVIYKISEKKFLFIVNAVNIEKNKKWINDQIKKYEYYNVELIDTSLKYSILSVQGPKSLFCIQKLTDIPLNKISFYHFEIGKFSKVKNVLISRTGYTGSKGIEIYIPNEYAKKIWNDILKIDNKIVPCGIASRNSLRLEMGYRLYGQDISEKVTPIEANLNWIVKFEKEFIAKKVLEKQKKKGTYKKFISFIVEEDIIPRHGYLLMDENEIDIGYVTSGVYSPILKKGIGIGYLNRNRKKINSVFLFIRKKKVPIKIVKLPFISIIN, from the coding sequence ATGACGGAAAATAACAAAAATATTAAAAAAACAATTTTATACGATGAACATATCCGTTTAGGTGCTAAAATGAGAAATTATGCTGGTTTTTATATGCCACTTCAGTATTCTTCTTCTTTAATAGAACATATGAATGTGAGAAATTATGCTGGAATTTTTGATATAAGTCATATGGGAAAATTTATTTTGAAAGGAGAACATTCTAAAAATCTCATTCAGTATCTTACTACTAATGATCTATCTAAGATTAGAATCAAACAAGCTCAATATACTTGTTTAATTAATGATAAAGGAGGAATTATAGATGATTTAGTTATTTATAAAATTTCAGAGAAAAAATTTTTGTTCATCGTTAATGCTGTTAATATTGAAAAAAATAAAAAATGGATAAATGATCAGATCAAAAAATATGAATATTATAATGTAGAATTAATAGATACTTCTTTAAAATATTCTATTTTATCCGTTCAAGGGCCAAAATCTCTGTTTTGTATTCAAAAGTTAACTGATATTCCATTAAATAAAATCTCTTTTTATCATTTTGAAATAGGAAAATTTTCAAAAGTGAAAAATGTATTGATTTCTCGTACAGGATATACAGGATCTAAAGGAATAGAAATCTATATTCCTAATGAATATGCAAAAAAAATATGGAATGATATTCTAAAAATAGATAATAAAATAGTTCCTTGTGGAATAGCTAGTAGAAATTCTTTAAGATTAGAAATGGGATATCGTTTGTATGGACAAGATATTTCTGAAAAAGTAACACCTATAGAAGCTAATTTAAATTGGATAGTTAAATTTGAAAAAGAATTTATAGCAAAAAAGGTATTAGAAAAACAAAAAAAAAAAGGAACTTACAAAAAGTTCATATCTTTTATTGTAGAAGAAGATATAATTCCGAGACATGGGTATTTATTAATGGATGAAAATGAAATTGATATCGGCTATGTGACTTCTGGTGTTTATTCCCCAATTTTAAAAAAAGGAATTGGAATAGGATACTTAAACAGAAATAGAAAAAAAATAAATTCTGTTTTTCTTTTTATAAGAAAAAAGAAAGTTCCTATTAAAATAGTAAAATTACCTTTTATTTCAATCATAAATTGA
- a CDS encoding chorismate-binding protein produces the protein MSIEISVFSLYKKVIQNYHRHNNFVVFRKPYDKKIFFYSHYNYSVTVKFFLIKSFNQNHTIKIFPKEIYYVDIKNIYKEKKIFPFSWEKNSSFLTYSYKYKNLIEKGIDNIKQGKLKKIVLSRSMKIPFRNFYFKNTFTRLITSYPNALISLWYDFNHGFWMGCSPELLMECYNKKLKISALAGTVWGYNKWTKKEIDEHKIVIKYIIDLLKSYKGNLHIKDTKIIKTGHLQHLETPIFFSFHEEPDYYQILNRLHPTPSVCGFPKKKSLDFICKNEGYKRDFYTGYIGIINQNNMELYLNLRCVKIQEEKKEMILYAGSGVTIDSNINQEYLETENKIKNILSQLVFK, from the coding sequence ATGTCAATAGAAATTAGTGTTTTTTCTTTATACAAAAAAGTTATACAAAATTATCATAGACATAATAATTTTGTGGTTTTTAGAAAACCGTATGATAAAAAAATATTTTTTTATTCCCATTATAATTATTCTGTAACCGTAAAATTTTTTTTGATTAAAAGTTTCAATCAAAATCATACTATAAAAATATTTCCTAAAGAAATCTATTACGTAGATATAAAAAATATTTATAAAGAAAAAAAAATTTTTCCTTTTTCTTGGGAGAAAAATTCTTCTTTCTTAACTTATTCTTACAAATATAAAAATTTAATAGAAAAAGGTATTGATAATATAAAACAAGGAAAATTAAAAAAAATTGTTTTATCTAGATCTATGAAAATTCCTTTTCGGAATTTTTATTTTAAAAATACATTTACAAGATTAATCACATCTTATCCTAATGCTTTAATTAGTTTATGGTACGATTTTAATCATGGGTTTTGGATGGGATGTTCTCCAGAACTTCTAATGGAATGTTATAATAAAAAATTAAAAATTTCAGCTTTAGCAGGAACCGTTTGGGGATATAATAAATGGACAAAAAAAGAAATAGATGAACATAAAATTGTAATAAAATATATTATTGATCTATTAAAATCTTATAAAGGAAATCTTCATATAAAAGATACTAAAATTATAAAGACAGGTCATTTACAACATTTAGAAACTCCAATTTTTTTTTCTTTTCATGAAGAACCTGATTATTATCAAATATTAAATCGTTTACATCCAACTCCTTCTGTATGTGGATTTCCCAAAAAAAAATCCTTAGATTTTATTTGTAAAAATGAAGGATATAAAAGAGATTTTTACACAGGATATATTGGAATAATTAATCAAAATAATATGGAATTATATCTTAATTTAAGATGTGTAAAAATACAAGAAGAAAAAAAAGAAATGATTTTATACGCTGGAAGTGGTGTTACTATAGATAGTAATATAAATCAAGAGTATCTGGAAACAGAAAATAAAATAAAAAATATTCTTTCTCAACTTGTTTTTAAATAA
- a CDS encoding 30S ribosomal protein THX, whose amino-acid sequence MGKGDKKTKRGKIRNKTYGNLRPNPRNTRKKKKGK is encoded by the coding sequence ATGGGTAAAGGAGACAAAAAAACTAAAAGGGGAAAAATAAGAAATAAGACTTATGGAAATCTCAGACCAAATCCAAGAAATACAAGAAAAAAGAAAAAAGGAAAATGA
- a CDS encoding DEAD/DEAH box helicase, producing the protein MKTFQEYNFFNKNIIQAIEDIGFKYPTPIQEKVIPFLFSSERDIIALAQTGTGKTAAFGLPIIQKINFKFTFPQALILCPTRELCIQITRDLFRFAKFSLSIKIVSLYGGANINSQIKSLKNKTHIVVGTPGRILDLIRRKKLYFDETKYLVLDEADEMLNMGFKDELDSIVEKLPKKRQSLLFSATMSKYMNVIAHKYLINPVEIVTGKKNTGSDDIKHVYYMIENFNKKYLVLKRIVDINPDIYGIVFCSTKKETKEIAEFLVKDGYQADALYGDLSQAQRESVMNRFRNKNFQLLVATDVAARGLDVNNITHVINYNLPKESEIYVHRSGRTGRAGKTGISVCIIQTKEFRKLKEFEKKIGKNFERVMVPTGDEICQKQLFFFIEKIKKVVVDEKIIRKFVPEIQKNLELFDKKELIKRFYWMEYKNFINFYKNSKDLNSTSQKKNYKISYNKKRIFPKTKKLKKEFFSKLFLNIGSKDKLTKLGLINLINQAANNLHINIGHIEILSNSSLFEVEKRYKNKILIGMSKINHLGKPFSIEIQN; encoded by the coding sequence ATGAAAACATTTCAAGAATACAATTTTTTTAATAAAAATATAATTCAAGCAATAGAAGATATTGGTTTTAAATATCCAACACCAATACAAGAAAAAGTAATTCCTTTTTTATTTTCTTCAGAAAGAGATATTATAGCATTAGCCCAAACAGGAACAGGAAAAACAGCTGCTTTTGGTCTCCCTATTATTCAAAAGATAAATTTTAAATTTACTTTTCCTCAAGCTTTAATTTTATGTCCTACAAGAGAATTATGTATACAAATAACACGTGATCTTTTTCGTTTTGCAAAATTTTCATTATCTATAAAAATTGTTTCTTTATATGGAGGTGCTAATATCAATTCTCAAATAAAATCTTTAAAAAATAAAACTCATATTGTAGTAGGAACTCCAGGAAGAATTCTTGATTTAATCAGAAGGAAAAAATTATATTTTGATGAAACTAAATATTTAGTACTTGATGAAGCAGACGAAATGCTTAATATGGGATTTAAAGATGAATTAGATTCTATAGTAGAGAAATTACCGAAAAAAAGACAAAGCTTATTGTTTTCAGCAACAATGTCAAAATACATGAACGTAATAGCTCATAAGTATTTGATAAATCCTGTAGAAATTGTCACAGGAAAAAAAAATACAGGATCAGATGATATTAAACACGTTTATTATATGATAGAAAATTTTAATAAGAAATATTTAGTTTTGAAAAGAATTGTAGATATTAATCCTGATATTTATGGCATTGTATTTTGCAGTACTAAAAAAGAAACTAAAGAAATAGCAGAATTTTTAGTAAAAGATGGTTATCAAGCTGATGCTTTATATGGAGATCTTTCACAAGCACAACGTGAATCTGTTATGAATAGGTTTAGAAATAAAAATTTTCAACTACTTGTGGCAACAGACGTTGCTGCACGTGGTTTAGATGTTAATAACATTACTCATGTTATTAATTATAATCTTCCAAAAGAAAGTGAAATTTATGTACATAGGAGTGGTCGTACCGGAAGAGCCGGAAAAACAGGGATTTCTGTTTGTATTATTCAAACCAAAGAATTTAGAAAATTAAAAGAATTTGAGAAAAAAATTGGAAAAAATTTTGAACGAGTTATGGTTCCTACTGGAGATGAAATATGCCAAAAACAACTTTTCTTTTTTATAGAAAAAATAAAAAAAGTAGTTGTGGATGAAAAAATAATAAGAAAATTTGTTCCTGAAATACAAAAAAATCTAGAACTTTTTGATAAAAAAGAATTAATAAAACGTTTTTATTGGATGGAATATAAAAATTTTATAAATTTTTATAAAAATTCTAAAGATTTAAATTCTACTTCTCAGAAAAAAAATTATAAAATATCATACAATAAAAAAAGAATTTTTCCTAAAACGAAAAAATTAAAAAAAGAATTTTTTTCAAAACTATTTTTAAATATAGGATCTAAAGATAAATTGACAAAATTAGGTTTAATAAACTTAATTAACCAAGCAGCTAATAATTTACATATCAATATTGGTCATATAGAAATTTTATCAAATTCTTCATTATTTGAAGTAGAAAAACGTTACAAAAATAAAATATTAATAGGAATGAGTAAAATAAATCACTTAGGTAAACCTTTTTCAATAGAAATTCAAAACTAA
- the miaA gene encoding tRNA (adenosine(37)-N6)-dimethylallyltransferase MiaA, with protein sequence MNQKFLIFILGPTCVGKTAISLFLAEKLKTQILSCDSRQFYKELKIGTSTPTIDELSRIPHHFIGHLSIHQVYNAKLFEIDFLKKIHNLFTKYPILIMVGGSSLYEKAVTEGLSEFPKINLDIRNHLIFHFKKEGISFLQKEFLKSKKLWKSTDINIDIFNPRRLIRYLEIVQSTGKDPSFFYKKKIKRDFFILKIGLTMPRSKIYSKINTRVDHMMKIGFLEEAKLYYHYRNLNSLQTIGYKEMFEFFSSEKNDLNKSVEKIKRNTRRYAKRQYTWYKKDTSIIWFDPIKKDKILNFVLKKVGNTGFEPVTSCL encoded by the coding sequence TTGAACCAAAAATTTCTCATTTTTATTTTAGGTCCTACTTGTGTAGGAAAAACTGCTATATCCTTATTTTTAGCTGAAAAATTAAAAACACAAATTTTATCTTGTGATTCGAGACAATTCTATAAAGAATTAAAAATAGGAACTTCTACACCTACTATAGATGAATTATCTCGTATTCCGCATCATTTTATCGGACATTTAAGTATCCATCAAGTTTACAATGCAAAATTGTTTGAAATCGATTTCTTAAAAAAAATTCATAACTTATTTACTAAGTACCCTATATTAATCATGGTGGGAGGATCTAGTTTATATGAAAAAGCAGTAACAGAAGGGTTATCAGAATTTCCAAAAATCAATTTAGATATTAGAAATCATTTAATTTTTCATTTTAAAAAAGAAGGGATTTCTTTTTTACAAAAAGAATTTTTAAAATCGAAAAAATTATGGAAATCAACAGATATAAATATCGATATTTTCAACCCTAGACGTTTAATTCGATATTTAGAAATCGTTCAATCTACGGGAAAGGATCCTTCTTTTTTTTATAAAAAAAAAATAAAAAGAGATTTCTTTATTTTGAAAATAGGACTCACAATGCCAAGATCTAAAATCTATTCTAAAATAAACACTAGAGTAGATCATATGATGAAAATAGGTTTCTTAGAAGAAGCTAAACTTTATTATCACTATAGAAATTTAAATAGTTTACAAACTATAGGTTATAAAGAAATGTTTGAATTTTTTTCTTCTGAAAAAAATGATCTAAATAAAAGTGTAGAAAAAATAAAAAGAAACACTAGGAGATATGCAAAAAGACAATATACATGGTATAAAAAAGACACATCTATTATATGGTTTGATCCAATCAAAAAAGATAAAATATTAAATTTTGTTTTAAAAAAAGTGGGCAATACTGGATTTGAACCAGTGACCTCCTGCTTGTAA